The Sorangiineae bacterium MSr11367 genome window below encodes:
- a CDS encoding nucleotidyltransferase domain-containing protein: MDLRIRSLDHLDARAITLPHGTEVVTRVDRVVPTTERRIPQGTIGRVSHTSGDDVDVTIVGIGVVRYARSELSPRRVGQALFAQRRAHAWEALEPCIVLDATVGSRAWGLADETSDEDHRGVFALPFSWTLGLVAPPEDLVSADGSATYWAAGKALRQALRADPNTLEMLFLPNARAVDPIGEWLLEAREAFVSVEIYGTFGRYALGQLRRLEQGLRLAEHRGAVLDWLRADPELTLDAVAAKLAAISTRAAPTEADRIHQAKEYVKQLYRSLFDQGLLEANEFTSLVRFAREESIHLDLPRELRPKNAYNLLRLLATATRWLREGQPVFEMEGALRERLLAIKRGLVPLQEVLAEADAMTPDLELAKRESKLPKRPDIARADSVLRRIGEELARRWVHQQDGPFGRHAPTAPEVVWNE; encoded by the coding sequence ATGGACCTACGGATCCGCTCCCTCGATCACCTGGACGCGCGCGCCATCACCTTGCCGCATGGCACGGAGGTGGTGACACGCGTCGATCGCGTGGTGCCCACCACCGAGCGGCGCATTCCGCAAGGCACCATCGGCCGCGTCTCACACACGAGCGGCGACGACGTCGACGTGACCATCGTGGGCATCGGCGTGGTGCGCTACGCGCGCTCGGAGCTTTCGCCGCGACGCGTGGGGCAGGCGCTGTTTGCCCAGCGGCGGGCGCACGCCTGGGAGGCCCTCGAGCCGTGCATCGTGCTCGATGCGACGGTGGGATCGCGGGCTTGGGGCCTCGCGGACGAGACCTCGGACGAGGACCATCGCGGCGTCTTCGCGCTGCCGTTTTCGTGGACGCTCGGTCTGGTCGCCCCGCCGGAAGACCTGGTGAGCGCCGACGGAAGTGCGACGTACTGGGCCGCGGGCAAAGCGCTCCGGCAAGCGCTCCGAGCCGATCCGAACACGCTGGAAATGCTCTTCTTGCCCAACGCGCGTGCCGTCGATCCCATCGGCGAATGGCTGCTCGAGGCGCGCGAAGCCTTCGTGTCGGTGGAGATTTACGGGACCTTCGGCCGCTACGCGCTCGGTCAACTGCGCAGGCTCGAACAAGGTTTGCGCCTGGCCGAGCATCGCGGTGCCGTTCTCGATTGGCTGCGCGCCGATCCCGAGCTGACCTTGGACGCCGTGGCGGCGAAGCTCGCGGCCATCTCGACGCGGGCGGCGCCCACGGAGGCCGATCGAATTCACCAGGCCAAGGAGTACGTCAAACAGCTTTATCGGTCGCTGTTCGATCAAGGGCTGCTCGAGGCCAACGAGTTTACGAGCCTGGTCCGATTCGCGCGGGAGGAATCGATCCACCTGGATTTGCCGCGCGAATTGCGTCCGAAGAACGCGTACAATCTGCTACGTTTGCTGGCGACGGCAACGCGCTGGCTGCGTGAAGGACAACCCGTTTTCGAAATGGAGGGCGCACTTCGGGAGCGGCTATTGGCGATCAAGCGAGGACTCGTCCCGCTCCAAGAGGTACTCGCCGAGGCCGATGCGATGACCCCTGATTTGGAATTGGCCAAACGAGAGTCGAAATTGCCGAAGCGCCCGGACATTGCTCGGGCAGATTCGGTCTTACGCCGCATCGGCGAGGAGCTCGCGCGCCGATGGGTGCACCAACAGGATGGGCCGTTCGGCCGCCACGCGCCGACGGCACCGGAGGTCGTATGGAACGAATAG